In Glycine max cultivar Williams 82 chromosome 15, Glycine_max_v4.0, whole genome shotgun sequence, the DNA window ggtaaCTATTTTTGACAATATTCCCCAAAAGTCACATCTTCTCATTTAACttttgaatgaccatcaaaggcctatatatatgtaactTGGGCACGAAATTTTCTCAGAGTTTTACttgtccaaaatgtcttatcctctcaaaagattcaaagTGTCTTATCTTCTaaaattccttggtcaaaaCATTTGTAATTCAGTAAGAAATTATTTGAGTGTtccattgtacaatctatctctttcaagagagatttcttcttcttttcttcttactCAAGGAAAGTGATTAAGGGACCGaaggtctcttgttgtaaagagatctgaacacaaaggaagggttgtccttgtgtagttcagaacttgtaaagggtttttacaagatagtgaaactCTCGAACGGGTTGCTTGAAAACTGGACGTAAGCACAAGGGTGTGACCGaatcagtataaaactgagtttgcactttttctttccttaaactcttttatttattgttatttatcttttgcgtTAAGGAAGTTTAGTTTGAATTGAATTATAGTAATTCATAATAAAGGAACATTGCTATTATCATTAAAGAAGAATAAagttttaattggggaaatagtttgtgatatcttaattcaacccctcttctTAAGATatatgaggccacttgtctaacatctAACACATTCCTTCAAACACTcacttattggttaaaatttattgaaaactataaaTTCAGGAGAGTTGTAAAATTTATGGgaaatcacaattttttgtGGTCTCATATCCTATTTAAAGCAATAGGAGGGAGTGTTCAGATGAGTGTGTTCCTAGCATTTCTGGAATGACTTTAAGGATTACTTGGGTGACGTTAATACATTGAGGACCAAATTGATGGTTTATTCAATCCATTACAGACAATGGGAAATACACATGAAGTAAGAAAATTACCTCGAAGCCCATTTTTTGGTATAATATCTGTGCAGGCCTATTATTTCTGTCCACATGCACATACACCTGTGTCAAACCTGCTAAATGAATTCAGGAATATGTGAAATTTGTCTTATTTCATGAGTTATATCAGACAAAGAAAAGTTACTCTCACTTCAATGTTTATATTATTACCATTAGATTTTGCAGCTTCAATAGCAAAAGACATCATGTTGCTTGCAATTCCCTGTCGCCTAACTGATTTGATGACGCATAAGTTTGCAATGTAGCCATACCTGCTTGGTGGTGTTCTGTTGATGCTGCAAAAAAGAGGGGCCTTTACACGTTCCTGCAGAAATGATCGAGTTGCAAAATGCATCAGCACCATCAGTCTAGTAGGCAAAGCAACAATGAGATAGAATGTGTAATAGTAATACCCCGGGATAAGTCTCCCCTTGTAGCAAATATCGGATATTCAAATCAAGGGTTCCTACAACACTCTTTAATACTGAGTGCTTTGCATTTTTCTGCTCCTTCCTCACCTGATAAACTTGACTCCAAACACCATAAGTTGAAACATTAAGGACAATCAACTATCAAACTATTAGGCAGGTGCCTTCTCATTTTAATCATCAAATCAGAGCTTTAAAGTATATATTATGACCTGAAATTCTCAAGTAAACCAGAATCTAAGATGAGATCAATTTACCGTGATGATGCATGCGCAACTATCACCATTTTGCACCTTGCACCGTctttttaatgcattaaattCCTAAGCAATAGGAATTCTTGTTAAGAATTTTCATGAACAACACTCTGTCAATACAGTGCACACACACACAGGCAATTATATCAACTCCTACCTGCTCGGCAAATTTCCTTTTGTAGTTATCAACATATCTGGATAAAACAAAAGGAGAATCAGTTGCACTCATTATCTACTGTGAACCAAAGCAAATGATTTAGACCAACCATTGGCAGGTATATAGATCTATCCCTGTAATCTACTGTTATCATTAAATCAATGTTTCACATAATACATCTTGATCTGATTAATTGTCCCCTCTGAATTCAAATGTCACACAATCTGCTAAACATGTTTACATAATACACCATGCTAAAAAGTAAAACTGAACCACAATGAAAGcatcaaattgtttcacatTCATTCCTCACATTCCTTGTTTATCACTACCAAAAGATATCTATGATACCTGTCGTACGGTCGATCCTCCCAGTGACTTTCTGCCCTTAACCATGCTGCTGTCTACCAcaatttaaacaaaacaaataaataaatacaagaaaAAGATGCCAGCGTCATAAATTATACATGACAATAcacacttcatttttttttcttttttctttatcccACAATTTATCATAGCATACCCAATACTCTTCATCAAGCACAGCTTCTCGTGCGACAAATTGCCCAAACTCAAACCTTTTTACTCGACCCAATTCTTGATCCGATGGCTGCAATCGATCAAATTGGAGATCATTGGAGTTTAAAGTTTCCACTTTGGAAATGGGTGGGGTTGGAATCTGCACAGAGagttcttccttcttcttcagattataattattatcattactaTTCTTTGTTGTTGGAGAAAATTTCGAATCCATGGTCCTGCTCATGTCAAACATAGAACAGAAACAGGCTAAGAAAAACCacctaagcaaaaaaaaaaaaaaacaaaaggcatccaaaaacattgaaaatgaaaattgaaactcACATGGTCCATGAGGCAGTAATTCTGAGGCATTTGCAAGGGCTTGGAGACCCATTGAAGAATAAGGTACGAAATTCAGGTCTGTGAATTGGAATCGTTGACAtgggaggcatgtttttcttctaGATTCAATGGCTTATTGAAAcccccaaaaaaatgaaaatgaaataccttattttttttttagcctAAGGGATGAATTTACTTGTGCAGGAACAAACCCCTTTTGGCACTGATGCAACATAAGAAAATTGAAGTGAAAGAGGGAGAAAGAGGAAGAATTTGGGAGAGAAAGCATGCGTTGAAAGGGGCCCTTATGGTATGGTTTGTATTGAAGGTGGAAAATTACcctctattttgtttttatttgttgttcttgtgAATTTCACAAGATTGAGAATTGGTGTTAATAGTGAGGACACTTCATTTCATGGTGCTTGTACGCCAGGAACTTGAGTTCTGGATTGATGGTATCGGTGTGGTGGGGTATGCTACGACTTGAGTAGTCACGACAATGGATATGTCATATGCCTATCCgttgtattttttgtttcactttatgATTATATCTTGATATCTTCGAACCTGTATGCATCAACTGatttaaggttgttttatgtttatcagaaatttcaattgaattttgaatatcTAGTTATCTTATATTTGGAAGGAGAACTTTATCAATTCCTTAAAATCTTACTAACTCGAACCTGATTGATTGtttataagcaaaaaaattTTTGCTCTACACAAATAATTATATCTTAATTGTTGACTGAATCCAAATTAATCTTCAAATAACAATATTAACACTTAGgtctttaaagaaattaattatttaatgttttatgattatcaattaatcatttttccCAAAGCCAACTTGGAGGGGCAAGCCAAGCCACCTATCCCAACTCATGAAAACATGACATGAGTTGGCTTGtggatagaaaataaatttaggaCATTTTAGTAGTTGAAATGTGATTAATTTAAGAATTGATGAGTTAGGCCAAActcgtaaaaaaaaatcaaacaaggaaatttttttaagacaaaAGTAGACTTGTGtatcaaaatttgtttttgttaggaaaaacacttataaaaaccctaaaaaaaattatttccaactaAAAATTGGATAAATTGGATTCAGAGTTGATTATACATAGGgaactaaactaaaaaaaaatattattacccTTCCATTTAAAATGAGAAATGTTGATACCAAGATTTAtcttatttgttgaaatttattaaaaataatatttttgtgaatCTTATCTCatgtttaatgattttttttcttaattttatattttttaataaattcaaacCAACTAgagaaaatatgtttaaaaagatGTGTTAGAGAATATATTCCTAACAATtctcttataaaaataactacAATCTAAAATTGATATTTACACACAACAAACACACAGGGAGAAAAACCCAAAAATATTTAGGACAAACATAATCCTCACTTCTcttgtttttgttcatttaatataaagatattttaataatttaatatttaaataagaaataaaccaTTTCTCTCTCTTATCACAACTAAATattacttctattttttctccATTCATATTTACTTTTTACACTAATTTCTCGTCTCACTTGTTGCAAAGTGGGCCACAATGggatgacaaaataaaaaattaaataaaaaaataaaaaaataaattattctctaaaaaaatgaaaaactcacCTGGAGAGTCACCACTaacatttatttaaggaaaatgtcgaaaaaaaattaaaaaaaatgataaagaatgATCTACGGTTTGAGAAAAAGGATTTGAGAGTGGTTTACGCACAGGAAAGATGTTAACAACCCACATATCCATCATGAAGACGACAACAtttaatcgagtgtgctaaaaataaagtgacttttaattatttatcttcccttgaaaacatgaattttattttgttatattatatttttttatttagaaaaagaaatcaaattttaattatttttctaaaaaaaggattttattttttagttttttttgtggGTCAAAAAGGGATTTGCCCTGGCTCCTACGTATCTCCAGGtgcaatgagaaaatcagaTTTACGTAGTTCTTTATAGAGAAAGAAGTGTTTGtgtgttgaattgattttattttattttaaaagattttgggCTTTATGGTAAACTTTGTGAAGTCAAAGACCCAACATGagattcacaaaatttactcacactTTATTAAAAACATCACTAAACAAGGAGTGCATGTAACATGAAAAAGGAGAATTGAGTGATAATTTATTTGAGAATGCTACCTTTTTGGAAAAGACTTTAGTTTTGTGTTAAACTTTGTGAactcaagcaagtcggagacccagcatggagTACACAATGTAAGCATGTACTAAAGAATGCTAAAGTAgatttgcaaaaataaataaataattggcaTAGTGTTACGAAATATGTGAGTGAAGGAATGAGGCTttgtaggagaagaagaagaaaaacagagaagaggaagaagaagaagagggaaaGAGGGAGAAGAAACGTAAGAGAATGAAGGAATGAGGGATTACTTGGTGATCTTTCTCTTCTCTGATGTCGTGGCCAAATGGCGTTATGTAAGTGGCCTGTTTGCCTTCCTCGGGATGCTCTGTCCTCTTAGAgaccttcatttttcttttctttaatgcACTATGCTCTTTCTTGACCTAATGGGCTCTCAAAGAGAGCCCAATAAGTcacaaagtatatttttttttctttcttttttgtttgttactgcatgttttctttcttttttttttctcttttatgttttatttcttttttctttctttttcattttttatacgttttctttttttttttgttttctctgtttttttttctttttttcttttatttttggacCCAGACAGAATTAGAGTCTCACATCTCTCACATGACAATCCATTATCATCTCCCAACAAAAATTGTCATAAAACAGGAGAGAGAAAatacttttatgtttttgaaattaaGTATTAAATTACTATGATGCCCttaaaatagattatttaaaataaaaaaatgttaatttttttgtctttaatatTTTGGTTGGTTGCTAATGCACTCCAATAAGGATGAACATTAGTAGTTGCCATATATATATGGTCTATGATTCAGTTACAAGTTGTTAAAGTGTTTAAAAGATGTTAAAAGTATAAGATGATATATTAGATAATGTTAGGAAAATAATTTTACCACTTTATTATAGGAAAGTATTGAGAGTGAATGTGATGTGACGGAGAATGAAGAAAGTGAAGGCATGaggaaacaaataaatttacacttttaatatatatagagattttttttgaaaggcttaTGGAGGGAGGGTATTGTAATTGTTGCTGTTGATGTCGTCGGCGAAGTAGATGAGGGAGATGGCGGCATCGAAGCGATCATTTGGTGAGCTAGTGTGTAAGACGACGATATACTTCCAAATGGACTCATTGGCATTGATGGAAGGGAGGCCGATGAGGTATTCACCGTCACCAACATATTAGCCAATCACGTCATCAATGGGGTTCTCAAGCATAGAGGTTGAGggagacaaaagaaaaaaaaataagaaagaaaaatatttggtaGAGTCTACATTATTATTGTGTACATTAGATGAAAAGTGATCCGCCATAAATCACTTAACCCTCTTGTTCATCCTATACATCTCTAATTTCCAAGCGtcaactttttaaaagttgttaacaatatgttttttgacagtttaaaatatatgatttgttacaattttaagagtttaatggTTATGCACCAAGAGTGTAAAGTACTTTTACATTGTAATCTAATCACAATTCATTGTTAGTATGACTTATTATAATTGACattaatatgacttttaaagtaattatcataaaagtcaaataaacttatcatacatgatgaattatgattgaatgatggtgtaaaatattttacattatttcagtgtataacttttttttctccaattttaaaaccaaaacttagattgacgaaatatgtttttaaaatgtatttgatAACAATTTTAAACCCCAAAATCCACTtaagcaaaaatatatataaaaaaatcaatacctTCTCCAATTCAAACACCATCTTCATACGTTTGGTCTAcaagtttataaaataaaacacaagcCAAAACAATATCAATGTCAGTGTGATGAGGAGTagggaaggaaaagaaaaagaggatgagTGAAAGAGATGAATAAATAGTGATCAAGAGAGAAAGTGAGCAGGAGAAAGAGGGTTGAGTAGGGAGAAGATGAGGCAGGACCACATTGTCGTGGTGGTGGTAATAGCCTCCCTAGGTCTAACacaaagaaggaaagggaaaggcaagaaagagagagggagaaaaagaggagagagaaatgaataatatataGAGGAGAAGAGAAAAAGTGAGAGAAGGAGAGGCAAAGACAACATCAAACTCTTCATTTCTTACTCTTAACAAAAGCACTGATACTTTCTTCATTCTCGACGAAGACATTTTCCTCCATATCGATCAACAACAACTTGACCTCAACACTTTCATCTCCCAACatctaaataacatttttaagttGTGAgtgcattttattattaatttatttatatgacattttaaaaaaaaattggatttgtGTTGAGGTAGAAGGTAAGGGTGGGgtaaggtgttttttttttctttgttttacttCACAGTTAAGTGTGTTTTGacaaaaacaatattatgaTGAATGACTTACTAATAAGTCCCCATGTTAACTTTTTGAAAGAAAACCAACAAGGTCTAGCAATTTGCTAAAAAGTTGAGTTCCTTAAGTATGCTTGTAGGATTTTCATTCTCTAGTCATGCATTTGAAGAAGATTTTGTTGAAAGAGACAAAATCTACTTTGATGATTTCTATTAGTCAAATGACTTTGAGCTTtggagataataataataataataataataataataataataataataataataataataattgggaGTTTAAAATCACTTTGAattgtattttataaaattgttagaAAGCATACCATTAGCTAcactagtatatttttttttaacaacattAACTTCGAGGATTAAAatgagttatttttaaattaagaaacttaaaaaaatcacttttaaatccAAAGGGCTAAagaaatcacttttaaaaccaGGCACCACCAGAAAATTTGGCCCAAATTTGAGGaagcaataaaatatttaatattttcacgTGACATATGATTACTATTGAAATAGAATGACGTGAACGATGTTAGCCATATCAAAATCAAGTGTAACATCGTCTACGACGGAAATTAAAATAGGGTATTTCCAAAATTGgaaaacaaaaaccacattttaatttagagaaaaaaataaaggtacTCTAAACTtgagagacaaaaaataaaattaaaccaaCTAAATAAATCCAACTCAaacataaagattttttttttcccacaaaTCAAACTTTAACTActtatttttttccctatttATCAACTATTACGTAATCCTTTTTGCTCAACATCATCCATCTTCTTAATTTGATTTCCCTATTTATCATCATCATTTGGATCTTGCATGGAGATATAACTCAACTAGTTGAGTAGGATGAGTGAATcactataaaaaattttatatttattttttattcttatggaTCTTTTTGCAATTAACATAGACCAATGTTAACACATTGGTAAAACCAAGGGAAGATGTCATTtacaatttcctttttctttttatattgttgggtgtatttttataatttttttataaaaatattcttttatagaaaatatttttcttaatatagtTATGTTGTGGAAATTAGtttgtataatataaaaaaataaattgtaaaaactattttttacaacataaaaaattacaaaattttaattttaaaatcacatAAGATCAAGGTATGAAGgcgagagaaaagaaagatattTTGAACACCAGAAAGATCTATTTCAATTGGTGGAGAAAATCATTCTAAATCTCTAATACttcaaaataggaaaaaaatggaATATCTTGAACACTCTTAAAAAATAGGGAGTGTGATGAGAAAAAGAATGCAAATATCACCTTAGGCCTAGAGGAAGCATGATAAACATGTAACACCTAATACGAATCACATTAAAATGAGAGAAATCTAGATAGTGTGTAGATGTATGATTGTATAATTGATGATgacttaaatgaattaattaatactataaaTATTAACAAGATATATCTACTTTTCGATAacctatcatttaaaatttttacaattaagcatgtttgatttaaaacaattttagaaTGGGTGACCTTTTAAGAAGTTTTCTAAGAAAACATATGAATGAAGATaaaagacattaaaaaaaatctaacttaATGTAAAAGAAGTTGAAGGAGCTTGTCAAGAgggtgatgctaggtgcaccagcattattgcttgtgcacccagtaatttttttaattccctaaaTGCCCCTGGtgtcttcttccttttgaagttgtttgcagtgttattttttctcttacgcctccattgtttttttcttcgcTTTCTCCCTCTATTGTTGGTTCGTGTTGGTTTTTCATTGTTGAGAGAGTTACCGCTTAGGTCGAGGTGAAAGTGTTACGGGTCGGTGGTGATTGTTGCGGTGGTTGTTTCGTCGTCGTTGACATTTAAGGTACGCCATTTTGCTGCATTTTGCTGGGTGTGCGTGAGTTGATCCGTATGTATAAGTTATAagtacggatcaagttgatccgtaagatctatacagatcaagttgatctgtaagaaacatacagatcaagttgatccgtaagaaacatacaaatcaagttgatccatttGAGtcatacagatcaacttgagTGAAGGACATTTTCGCTCATTCACTTAAAATACTGGGTGCACCTAACATCACCCTTGTCAAGATCTGATAAAAGAATGCAAatagggtgttgctaggtgcacccaacatttttttaaaataccaaaACTGTCCCTATACTTTTTTTCGCATTTGTGATGGGTGTGTGTGAGGGTGGTCCATAAATCGtatagatcaacttgatccgtaagccttttacgaaacaatacggatcaacttgatccatagaaATCTTACAGAtaaacttgatccgtaaaaggcttacggatcaagttgatccgtaaggcttctacgaatcaagttgatccgcaaaaggcttacggatcaagttgatccgtaagccttttacggatcaacttaaatgacttacggatcaagggtattttttgtcatttcacctaaagtgctgggtgcaccagcaataatgctgtgtgcacctagcaacacccaagCAAATATCACCTAGGCCCAGCCCAGCCCAATTAATACACGCCCCTTTACCGAACTTCAGAATCAAAACCGCAGCACAGCTTCGAAGAGCAAGCACTAGCAGCAAGCAAGAGTAGAGTAGAGTAGAGCAGCACCACCAAGCCACACAACACAACCACAATGGTTCCCATGGCCGGCACCACCGCCACCGGCAGTAGAAAAATCGAAACATACGAAGAGTTTGAGAAAGTTCACGCGCTGCTCCTCGCGGCGTCGGGGCTACCGGAGCGGCTACACCGGCGCCTCTTCGAGAAGCTCTCCTGCGAGCACTTTGACGGAGGCGATCACTTCCAGATCGAGCCGTGCGAGGAGGGCCGCCAGAGGCGCCTCGTCCTCACGTCGGCGTCCATGCCGCGGGACTCCGACGTCTTCCTCGTCGACCACGCGTGGACCTTCAGACTCTCCGACGCCTACACGCAGGTTCCATTCCATTTCCTCATTTTTTAATATCTCTCTAGGGTTTCTCTCTGTCTTCGTGTTGGTGACGTTGGTATTTTTGTGTTTGTAGCTAAGTAAGGTTCCGGGGTTGGCTGAGAGGATGGGGTCTTTGATGTGTGTGGATGTTGATGTCGATGTGAGTTTGGATGCTGAAGATGAAGCTGAAGTGAATGATGAACGTGATGTTGTGGAAACTTTGGAGAGTGAAGTTCGAGAGGCGAAGGAGAATGGAGATGGCACGTTGAGGTGGTTGGAGCTTGAGGGGCTTCACATTGATGATGATATGCTTGTGTCTCTCGCCTTATCAACTAGGTTTCCGGTTTGTagctctctttttcttattcatactgaaaattattttcgtAAATTTATGtctgttgttattattattagagtAAATATTCTATGTACTGATTTACGTGTGTCTGTGTCTCATCCAATCACAAATTGTCTACTATAAGTTTGTTTGAATTTTACAATAACTACTTTAAAAGTCATACTTACCTATCATGATTTTActatgataagtttgttgacttttattttGGGTAAGTTTATCCAGAAGGACTTCtagaagaataaaataagaagaaaaaataaaatgagtttatctgtaagttaaaattagcttatgcatcccttaaaaaaaatagcttatgcataagctaatttgtAGAAACTCTCTCATATAGTTTATCTAAAAAGATGAGATAATTTCTACAAATTAACAGgtgcataagttaatttgagCTCATGGAGAAGctgatttcatttttcttcttatgtttTTCTCCTACAAGTCCTTCAAGATAAACTTACCTAAATAGGCCTTAACTACCTTAGCAGTCATACTTATCTGCTGGATTCTAATTGGTTGACAGTACAGGGCCTATAAattaaactattattattattattatcattattatttaatttaagtgcaattacaatataattgaatcacaaattgTTGTGTATGAAAAGTATGTTGACtattatgattatgatgattACCTTACAAGTCATACTCAAGGTCAGCAACTcaccattattttttattgattgacagTGTAACACAGAAATTAATctcttattattgtttttatcatCTCAGTTCTTGTCATTTTAGTTATTCTCATTCCTCTCTTTATTTGAATACTTGCGCACTCTCCTTCCCTTTCATTGTTTCAGGAGTTAGTGGCACTTAGCCTTCTTGGAAACAAGCTCAATAGTGCTGAAGTGGTTTTTCAAGAACTTATCAAACTTAAGCATCTTAAAGGAATCTGGCTCAACAATAACCCTGTTCTTAAAAATTGGTAACTTTTCTCATCTTtcgaaaattaatatttaaaccaCCAATTCGTTTTGTTTGGCTATAGTTTCCTGTTAAAGAGAACTAATTTACTTTACTTCTGTCTTCTAGTGATGGTGAGCTTGAACAGGTGATTCTTAAGGAGTTGCCAGAACTGGAAATTTATAATTCAAGTTTAACGGGCAATTTTGGGGAGTGGGCCTTGGGCTTTTGTGCAGGGTTATATGGAAAGGATAATCCTGGAAATGCTGATCAGACTGATACTCTGCTGCACACTGTGTCTACTCTGGACCTTTCAAATAGAAACATTCACAATTTAATCAAGAAGGTTGAACTGTTTCTTATGCTTGTTTTCTATATGCTTTTtgcatccttttttttttttgctcatgATTCAACAGTATAGATAAGCGACTTAAATGTATTATTTCACTAGAAAGAAATTTGATTGCATGAGTTCAAAAATCTTGGAATTCTGTATGTCTTAGCCAGATTCTAAATGCTAAACAAAACTTGATCAATAAAAGATGTTAATATTTGGCACTGTACAATGTACACCAAttcatttcatgtttttttaaccTCTATCTTTTGGTGCTTTTCTCATTTTCCCAGGCATTTTCACCCATTTGTTTGCCATCTCTTTCTTACTTGAATATTCGAGGAAATCCATTGGAGCAAAACTCAGTTGGTGACTTGTTAGATCTGCTGAGGAGATTCCCTTGCTTGCGTTCATTGGAGGTAGTTTTGATTTAtgttgtcacattttttttccccccaaaatttcctttgttatttatttaatttaatttttctttatttcaataCTCTGTTACCGGTGTTTTGGCCTTTGATAATTTGAGCAATTTCAGGTGGATATTCCTGGTCCGCTTGGAGGAAGTGCCATTGAAATTCTGGAATCTCTTCCAAACATTTCTGAGCTAAATGGTATCAGTGCATCCAAAATATTGGAAACTGGAAAGCATATTATTGATTCAATGCTTCTTCCTCGTCTTCCTGAATGGACTCCTGATGAGCCTCTTGCTGATCGTATTATAAATGCGATGTGGCAATATCTAATGACATATAGACTTGCAGATGAAGAAAAGTTAGATGAAACATCTGTATGGTATGACCTGCATATTACTTGTTtaacttcattttaatttagCACTAGCTTTCTTTTGATcaatatatgcattttttttttaatttagttgcATTTCTTCAAGATGGTCTGGTTTAtgcttttcttattttcatacTTCTTGAATCCCGGGATCACTGTTTGACTACTTGAATTGTTGGGTTC includes these proteins:
- the LOC100808675 gene encoding uncharacterized protein isoform X4 — encoded protein: MPPMSTIPIHRPEFRTLFFNGSPSPCKCLRITASWTMTMDSKFSPTTKNSNDNNYNLKKKEELSVQIPTPPISKVETLNSNDLQFDRLQPSDQELGRVKRFEFGQFVAREAVLDEEYWTAAWLRAESHWEDRPYDRYVDNYKRKFAEQEFNALKRRCKVQNGDSCACIITVRKEQKNAKHSVLKSVVGTLDLNIRYLLQGETYPGERVKAPLFCSINRTPPSRYGYIANLCVIKSVRRQGIASNMMSFAIEAAKSNGLTQVYVHVDRNNRPAQILYQKMGFEMVEMANSQLVEETYLLRLQA
- the LOC100808675 gene encoding uncharacterized protein isoform X2, with translation MPPMSTIPIHRPEFRTLFFNGSPSPCKCLRITASWTMTMDSKFSPTTKNSNDNNYNLKKKEELSVQIPTPPISKVETLNSNDLQFDRLQPSDQELGRVKRFEFGQFVAREAVLDEEYWTAAWLRAESHWEDRPYDRYVDNYKRKFAEQEFNALKRRCKVQNGDSCACIITVRKEQKNAKHSVLKSVVGTLDLNIRYLLQGETYPGERVKAPLFCSINRTPPSRYGYIANLCVIKSVRRQGIASNMMSFAIEAAKSNGLTQVYVHVDRNNRPAQILYQKMGFEASQNGQLRQQSKPLPIKGHVSREGFRLIWDYWKYLRRHSYAKCRYKFRFRS
- the LOC100808675 gene encoding uncharacterized protein isoform X1 codes for the protein MPPMSTIPIHRPEFRTLFFNGSPSPCKCLRITASWTMTMDSKFSPTTKNSNDNNYNLKKKEELSVQIPTPPISKVETLNSNDLQFDRLQPSDQELGRVKRFEFGQFVAREAVLDEEYWTAAWLRAESHWEDRPYDRYVDNYKRKFAEQEFNALKRRCKVQNGDSCACIITVRKEQKNAKHSVLKSVVGTLDLNIRYLLQGETYPGERVKAPLFCSINRTPPSRYGYIANLCVIKSVRRQGIASNMMSFAIEAAKSNAGLTQVYVHVDRNNRPAQILYQKMGFEASQNGQLRQQSKPLPIKGHVSREGFRLIWDYWKYLRRHSYAKCRYKFRFRS
- the LOC100808675 gene encoding uncharacterized protein isoform X3 produces the protein MPPMSTIPIHRPEFRTLFFNGSPSPCKCLRITASWTMTMDSKFSPTTKNSNDNNYNLKKKEELSVQIPTPPISKVETLNSNDLQFDRLQPSDQELGRVKRFEFGQFVAREAVLDEEYWTAAWLRAESHWEDRPYDRYVDNYKRKFAEQEFNALKRRCKVQNGDSCACIITVRKEQKNAKHSVLKSVVGTLDLNIRYLLQGETYPGERVKAPLFCSINRTPPSRYGYIANLCVIKSVRRQGIASNMMSFAIEAAKSNAGLTQVYVHVDRNNRPAQILYQKMGFEMVEMANSQLVEETYLLRLQA